One genomic window of Medicago truncatula cultivar Jemalong A17 chromosome 1, MtrunA17r5.0-ANR, whole genome shotgun sequence includes the following:
- the LOC112418536 gene encoding glutamic acid-rich protein-like: MAKLDSSVTEFALSDVGTFEKDHKNVVAEATPKIASLFLLLTLKKDKQGDDSGTLVEDESGFKTASEKEFPYDDTIENSPADEDKQTEVETDPEEDPYVEKDKEDVVNDDDIDSDDVPMGERYGESVAKRLRGWSKVKVKTTAGRSRKRKGIFSSESEYSVEEDVLNIISSTSKKSVRKKLALEDDADEQEGNEEEEAEDAGSEEEEETEDADNKNEEEASDSSPDAV, translated from the exons ATGGCCAAATTGGATAGCTCGGTGACCGAATTTGCTCTGTCGGATGTTGGCACCTTTGAGAAGGATCACAAGAATGTAGTTGCTGAAGCAACCCCCAAGATTGCCTCTTTATTCCTGCTTCTAACATTGAAAAAG GACAAACAGGGTGATGACTCTGGAACCCTTGTTGAAGATGAATCAGGCtttaaaactgcttctgaaaaAGAATTCCCTTATGATGATACTATTGAGAACTCTCCTGCAGATGAAGACAAACAGACTGAAGTTGAAACTGATCCTGAAGAAGACCCCTATGTTGAGAAGGATAAGGAGGATGTGGTGAATGATGACGACATTGACTCTGATGATGTTCCTATGGGCGAAAGATATGGTGAAAGTGTTGCCAAGAGGTTAAGAG GCTGGAGCAAGGTGAAGGTAAAGACTACTGCTGGAAGGTCAAGGAAGAGGAAAGGTATCTTTTCTAGTGAATCTGAGTATAGTGTTGAGGAGGATGTTCTAAACATCATCTCATCTACATCAAAGAAGTCTGTTAGGAAGAAG CTGGCCCTAGAAGATGATGCGGATGAGCAGGAAGGTAATGAGGAAGAAGAAGCAGAGGATGCTGGtagtgaggaagaagaagaaacagaaGATGCTGACAATAAGAATGAAGAGGAAGCCTCTGATAGTAGCCCTGATGCTGTTTGA